GCGCGCTGCGGCATCATCGTCAACGTGACGCCGTTCGAGCCCGAATGGGAAGGCTACGTGACGCTCGAATTCAGCAACACCACGCCGCTGCCCGCCAAGATCTATGCGGGCGAGGGCTGCGCGCAGGTGCTGTTCTTCGAGAGCGACGAAGTCTGCGAGACCAGCTACAAGGACCGCGGCGGCAAGTACCAGGGCCAGCGCGGCGTCACGCTGCCCAAGACCTGATCCGCGCATTCTGACCGCCGGTTACGCAGCAGGCGGCCGGGCCAAGTACCATCCAGAGGCGATCCGGCAAACCCGCAAGGCCGGCAAGGAGACTGCGATGAGATGGGAAGGCAACGAACAATCCGACAACGTCGAAGACCGCCGTGGTGAAGGCGGCGGCGGTGGTGGCGGCGGCTTCATCGGCGGGCGAAGCATCGGCATCGGCACCATTGCCGTCGCGCTGATCGCAGGCTGGATCTTCGGCATCAATCCGCTGACCGTGCTGAGCCTCCTGAGCGGCGGCGGTGGCGAACAGGCCCAGGTGCAACAGCAGCAAGGCCCCGCGCCCAAGCCGCCCTCGAGCGACCGCGAGGCGGCCTTCGTGTCGACCGTGCTGCGCAACACCGAGGTGGTCTGGACGGGCATCTTCCGGCAGAACGGCGGCAGCTACCAGCCGCCGCGGCTCGTGCTGTTCCGCGGTGCCACGCCCACGGCCTGCGGCACCGGCCAGGCGGCCATGGGGCCGTTCTACTGCCCCGGCGACAAGAAGGTCTACATCGACCTCGGCTTCTACGAAACGCTCAAGAACCAGCTCGGCGCGCCCGGCGAATTCGCGCAGGCCTACGTCATCGCGCACGAGGTCGGCCACCATGTGCAGGACGAGCTCGGCGTGACCGCCAAGGTCGACGGCATGCGCGGGCGCCTGAGCCAGGCGCAGAACAACGCGCTGAGCGTTCGCGTCGAGCTGCAGGCCGACTGCTTTGCCGGCATCTGGGCACACCATTCGCAGGAGTCGAAGAAGTGGCTCGACCCGGGCGACATCGAGGCCGCGATGAATGCCGCGCAGAAGATCGGCGACGACGCGCTGCAGCGTTCCGCGGGCCGCGCCGTGGTGCCCGACAGCTTCACGCACGGGTCGAGCGCGCAGCGCCAGCGCTGGTTCGGCGCGGGCTACCAAAGCGGCGACGTCAAGTCCTGCGACACCTTCAACGCACGCAGCCTTTGAGGATCGAGGGCGTGAAGCGCCCGTGAACAAAGAACTTGTTGCTATGAAATAAATAGCAATGCGGGCGGCGCGGACGTTGTCGCGCCGCTGTCACTGCCATTTTTTGCGGCAGTGCGACAATAGAGGGCTTAATGACAAGCTCCTTCTCCAATCTATCGCTGGCGGAACCGCTGGCGCGCGCCGTAGCCGAAATGGGCTACGAAACCATGACTCCCATCCAGGAGCAGGCCATTCCGGTCGTGCTTTCGGGCCAGGACGTGATGGGGGCCGCGCAGACCGGCACCGGCAAGACCGCGGCGTTTTCGCTGCCCTTGCTGCAGCGCATGCTCAAGCACGAGAACTCGTCCACGTCGCCTGCGCGGCATCCGGTGCGTGCACTGGTGCTGCTGCCCACGCGCGAACTGGCCGACCAGGTGGCCCAGCAGGTCAAGCTGTATGCCAAGTACACCAACCTGCGCAGCACGGTGGTGTTCGGCGGCATCGACATGAAGCCTCAGACGCTCGAGCTCAAGAGAGGCGTCGAAGTGCTGGTGGCCACGCCGGGCCGGCTGCTCGACCACATCGAAGCCAAGAACGCGGTGCTCAACCAGGTGGAGTACGTGGTGCTCGACGAGGCCGACCGCATGCTCGACATCGGCTTTCTGCCCGACCTGCAGCGCATCCTGAGCTACCTGCCCAAGCAGCGCACCACGCTCTTGTTCTCGGCCACTTTCTCGCCCGAGATCAAGCGGCTTGCGGGCAGCTACCTGCAGAACCCCGTCACCATCGAGGTGGCGCGGCCGAACGAAACGGCCTCCACCGTCGAGCAGCACTTCTACAGCGTGACCGACGACGACAAGCGCCGCGCGCTCAAGCAGATCGTGAAGCAGCGCGGCATCACGCAGGCCTTCGTGTTCGTCAACAGCAA
This genomic window from Variovorax paradoxus contains:
- the ypfJ gene encoding KPN_02809 family neutral zinc metallopeptidase translates to MRWEGNEQSDNVEDRRGEGGGGGGGGFIGGRSIGIGTIAVALIAGWIFGINPLTVLSLLSGGGGEQAQVQQQQGPAPKPPSSDREAAFVSTVLRNTEVVWTGIFRQNGGSYQPPRLVLFRGATPTACGTGQAAMGPFYCPGDKKVYIDLGFYETLKNQLGAPGEFAQAYVIAHEVGHHVQDELGVTAKVDGMRGRLSQAQNNALSVRVELQADCFAGIWAHHSQESKKWLDPGDIEAAMNAAQKIGDDALQRSAGRAVVPDSFTHGSSAQRQRWFGAGYQSGDVKSCDTFNARSL
- a CDS encoding DEAD/DEAH box helicase, whose translation is MTSSFSNLSLAEPLARAVAEMGYETMTPIQEQAIPVVLSGQDVMGAAQTGTGKTAAFSLPLLQRMLKHENSSTSPARHPVRALVLLPTRELADQVAQQVKLYAKYTNLRSTVVFGGIDMKPQTLELKRGVEVLVATPGRLLDHIEAKNAVLNQVEYVVLDEADRMLDIGFLPDLQRILSYLPKQRTTLLFSATFSPEIKRLAGSYLQNPVTIEVARPNETASTVEQHFYSVTDDDKRRALKQIVKQRGITQAFVFVNSKLGCARLARSLEREGLRTTALHGDKSQDERLKALASFKAGEVDLLVCTDVAARGLDIKDVPAVFNFDIPFNAEDYVHRIGRTGRAGASGLAVSFASGGNDVRLVADIEKLIKKKIELEPVEFEEDTPRGRINDGRRHWREEGEAGDARDVLDQPRERREAEARRGGGRPHRAPSAPRDPFFDKPYEPGQAEATPAWEAAAKAAPSRGISSNIKTKRKVAALFKSAETN